In a genomic window of Trichoderma atroviride chromosome 4, complete sequence:
- a CDS encoding uncharacterized protein (EggNog:ENOG41), whose protein sequence is MTLYPGLGLPLRYYPREYAPQEDARFYPLGLHVNCYDSHSALLPVREVAMMNIMEQLTDKENWHNMIFNDEIVNQWRKEALEQPNRVYWKQATDNKGADACIDYLPRPPGIMDVPTFDYCVKELRNKAKYYVETGIIPTLEASAAVAKSDVLVSVSLQAELQKAFNKLKLDQSSRPNWHPKPNDQLLDLVHPSMYPLVYGRTRVLQDEVVGTTDAINKWAGKGEAIAKDTRNPSLEEHRYLPPVPYWSNTYQWLPANVKFMEDGTVKFTSYINNLHPQKYPQIYRTIEKLVEAALPAWDQCLLLPLKGGTKSGAGRTEPRFPKQDLCDEVSGIWDPSSPPPLDDVDEDDGEDGNEDDDESDDESEEEEEEEEEEEDDDEDPAIREWKETRNPVHPRVPEFEDIDYTPRDNIRLANKFRKTGLQVIVKMVSIELTPEKPEFPAGEWHVDGQMNEHICATALYCVDSENIAPSDIHFRMQTLPYIGNDYKTITNNTCSWLERTHGTRLRIFGGAQCLQMYGAVQMQEGRLLTYPNVFQHKESSIKLKDPSKPGTRHLISLRLVDPSMRIISTANVPPQQRNWWLDAVSRQPLYSDGSTLANLPPDLVAILEQKYVSGGELPVEILDMVRAHLYNNESFLPMMEEEARKHRAELLQERIEHHTRAWLSWDDTHYYHFRD, encoded by the exons ATGACGCTTTATCCCGGACTGGGCCTGCCCCTGAGGTATTATCCTCGAGAATATGCTCCTCAGGAAGATGCCAGGTTTTACCCGCTGGGTCTACACGTGAATTGCTATGACTCGCACTCCGCTCTGCTTCCTGTGCGCGAGGTTGCGATGATGAATATTATGGAACAGTTGACTGACAAGGAGAACTGGCACAATATGATCTTCAACGACGAGATTGTGAATCAGTGGCGGAAAGAAGCGCTCGAGCAGCCGAATCGGGTTTACTGGAAGCAAGCTACTGATAATAAAGGAGCAGATGCTTGTATTGACTACCTACCACGGCCGCCTGGGATCATGGATGTTCCTACTTTCGACTAT TGCGTCAAAGAGCTTCGGAATAAGGCAAAGTACTATGTAGAGACTGGCATAATTCCTACTCTTGAGGCATCTGCAGCCGTTGCAAAGTCAGACGTACTGGTTTCAGTAAGCCTCCAGGCTGAATTACAGAAAGCCTTCAATAAGCTCAAGCTGGATCAAAGCTCGAGACCCAACTGGCACCCAAAACCCAACGACCAATTGTTGGATCTTGTGCATCCGTCCATGTATCCTCTGGTATACGGACGGACCAGAGTGCTTCAAGACGAGGTTGTCGGTACTACTGATGCGATCAACAAGTGGgcgggaaaaggagaagccatcgccaaggaCACCAGGAATCCTAGTCTCGAAGAGCATCGATATTTACCGCCGGTCCCGTATTGGTCCAACACGTACCAATGGCTTCCCGCCAATGTGAAATTCATGGAGGACGGGACTGTCAAGTTTACGAGCTACATCAATAACTTGCATCCTCAAAAGTACCCGCAAATATACCGCACCATTGAGAAGCTTGTTGAAGCCGCCCTTCCGGCCTGGGATCAGTGTCTGTTACTACCACTCAAAGGTGGAACAAAAAGTGGTGCTGGACGCACTGAGCCTCGGTTCCCGAAGCAGGATCTGTG TGACGAGGTCTCGGGTATCTGGGACCCCTCTAGCCCTCCGCCGCtagatgatgttgatgaagacgatggcgaagacggcaatgaagacgatgatgaatcCGATGATGAatccgaagaagaagaagaggaagaagaggaagaagaagatgatgatgaagatccGGCTATTCGCGAATGGAAAGAAACGCGAAACCCAGTGCATCCCCGTGTGCCTGAGTTCGAGGATATTGACTATACCCCGCGTGACAATATTCGCCTCGCCAATAAATTCAGGAAGACGGGCCTTCAAGTCATAGTCAAAATGGTTTCTATTGAGCTCACACCAGAGAAACCAGAATTTCCCGCTGGGGAGTGGCAC GTTGATGGACAGATGAACGAACACATCTGCGCTACAGCGCTATATTGTGTGGATAGCGAAAATATTGCGCCTAGCGATATCCATTTCCGAATGCAAACGTTGCCATACATTGGCAATGACTATAAGACCATTACAAACAATACTTGCTCCTGGTTGGAGCGCACTCACGGAACGAGACTCAGGATATTCGGGGGGGCACAATGTCTTCAGATGTACGGAGCCGTACAAATGCAGGAGGGTCGTCTGTTGACATATCCAAACGTATT CCAGCATAAAGAATCTTCAATCAAGCTAAAAGACCCCAGCAAGCCAGGAACCAGACATCTCATCTCGCTACGACTTGTTGACCCCAGTATGCGAATCATTTCTACGGCCAACGTTCCGCCACAGCAGCGTAACTGGTGGCTTGACGCAGTTTCGAGACAACCTCTTTACTCCGACGGCTCTACGCTAGCAAACCTGCCGCCTGATCTTGTCGCGATACTGGAACAGAAATATGTCTCTGGTGGAGAGCTGCCTGTTGAAATCTTGGACATGGTACGAGCCCACTTATACAATAACGAGTCCTTTCTGCcgatgatggaggaagaagccagaAAACATCGGGCCGAGCTATTGCAAGAGCGCATCGAACACCATACTCGAGCCTGGCTTTCGTGGGATGATACACATTATTATCATTTTCGTGACTAG
- a CDS encoding uncharacterized protein (BUSCO:EOG092D2YOQ) — MRLPDREIVGCITDIGINFTIADLQKPNPAHVQQIFEWFAELLLNATRETVEPAMRAAAEDICGEFADVVSPDTRNLMGFFVSLRRLLVECGIQDFSFNDLYKPTYERLVKIFSYLINFVRFRESQTSVIDEHYNKAESTKTRIEALYGQNQDNESRLEDMKNNRQAMEAQVREKTMRNEELKRRLLELRRSQEKVAARLEEAKQKKGELTTLLEQRTQEKITMKQESAKLRPYVLQSPSALQQNLTELRDILNNDKTRIDALDRRARALQTSADSFGVVGSDVASCIKILEEIAMEMAKEDEEMAKNTKQREALSERGNNAREVERAEQMLKRQLAKWNERTEKLREQSNQKAQDAKEKMHELRATHKKLTEEQTNKGKEMEIRRVRIEQTEKKMLDLKENIENEVHSAYDEYLKMESHIKLYITEMEQTVG; from the exons ATGCGACTGCCCGACCGCGAGATCGTGGGATGCATCACCGACATTGGCATCAACTTCACCATCGCCGACCTCCAGAAACCGAACCCGGCGCATGTCCAGCAGATCTTTGAGTGGTTCGCCGAGCTGCTTCTGAATGCGACCCGCGAGACGGTCGAGCCGGCGATGCGCGCCGCGGCCGAGGACATTTGCGGCGAGTTTGCCGATGTTGTTTCACCAGACACGCGCAACCTGATGGGCTTTTTTGTCTCGCTGCGACGGCTGCTGGTGGAGTGCGGCATCCAGGATTTCAGCTTCAACGACTTATACAAGCCCACATACGAGCGCCTGGTCAAAATCTTTAGCTACCTCATCAACTTTGTCCGGTTTCGAGAATCTCAGACAAGCGTCATTGACGAGCACTATAACAAGGCTGAATCGACAAAGACGAGAATAGAGGCTCTGTACGGCCAGAACCAGGATAACGAGTCGAGGTTGGAGGACATGAAGAACAACCGACAGGCCATGGAGGCACAAGTGcgggagaagacgatgcgAAACGAGGAGCTAAAGAGGCgtttgctggagctgcgaCGAAGCCAAGAGAAAGTTGCAGCACGGTTAGAAGAAGcgaagcagaaaaagggcGAGTTGACAACGTTGCTGGAGCAGAGGACGCAGGAGAAGATCACGATGAAGCAAGAGAGCGCCAAACTACGGCCGTATGTGCTACAAAGCCCGTCCGCTCTCCAACAGAACCTCACAGAATTACGAGATATTCTCAACAACGACAAGACCCGCATTGATGCGCTAGACCGACGGGCACGAGCGCTGCAAACGTCGGCAGATTCCTTTGGCGTAGTGGGGAGCGATGTCGCATCTTGCATCAAGATCCTGGAAGAAATTGCCATGGAAATGGccaaagaggatgaagaaatgGCCAAAAACACAAAACAGCGCGAGGCCCTATCAGAACGAGGAAATAATGCGCGCGAGGTGGAGCGGGCAGAGCAAATGTTGAAACGACAGCTTGCCAAATGGAACGAGCGGACAGAGAAGCTGCGCGAGCAGAGCAACCAAAAGGcgcaagatgccaaggagaagatgcaCGAGCTGCGAGCCACGCACAAGAAGCTCACGGAggaacaaacaaacaagggcaaggaaaTGGAAATTCGAAGAGTGAGGATCGAACagacggagaagaag ATGCTTGACTTGAAGGAAAATATCGAGAATGAGGTTCATTCAGCATATGACGAATATCTCAAAATGGAATCCCACATCAAACTATACATTACTGAGATGGAGCAAACAGTCGGCTAA